One Bos taurus isolate L1 Dominette 01449 registration number 42190680 breed Hereford chromosome 25, ARS-UCD2.0, whole genome shotgun sequence genomic window carries:
- the RSL1D1 gene encoding ribosomal L1 domain-containing protein 1 (The RefSeq protein has 1 substitution compared to this genomic sequence): MEASASNPPSTSPETSASTPETPPGPEQLDEEQVKKAVEALLAHSRSRKNANGLLLNENENFFLMVVLWKIPSKELRVRLSLPHGIRSDLADVCLFTKDEPNLSSEQTERYYKKLLNNHGIKTISQIIPFRTLKKEYKAYEAKLRLLGSFDFFITDARIRRLLPSHLGRHFYNRKKVPVSVNLQSKTLSREINDCIGGTVLNISKSGSCSTIRIGHTGMPIQHIVENVVAVAKSLSQKLPEKWESVKLLFVKTERSVSLPVFSSFVSSQGEAKGLRTRDLLKKVSKKSRKKTERALKRQQEKKEKKLLKQAAKAKPAPTTDAVAPKTGGVPTQDPAPQEETGGVSALPEAQDDSEDEIPLLVPLKETPAAGSTKIQKAAIGKKSPKKSPGPNTARAKKRKASPALETPIAAEPKTPGKGPGKKARVKEEVEKERNSSLGKKDPRQTPKKPEAKFFTTASSSVKKAPRTLTQRPKKPKVPQST, translated from the exons ATGGAGGCTTCGGCTTCTAACCCGCCGTCGACCTCACCCGAGACTTCAGCTTCGACTCCAGAGACCCCGCCCGGCCCGGAGCAGCTGGACGAAGAGCAG GTTAAGAAGGCAGTGGAGGCTCTGTTGGCACATTCCAGATCCAGGAAAAACGCAAATGGATTACTTCTGAACGAGaatgaaaatttctttttaatggtggTATTATGGAAAATTCCAAGTAAAGAACTGAGGGTCAGATT GTCTTTGCCTCATGGTATTCGATCAGATTTAGCAGACGTTTGTTTATTTACCAAAGATGAACCAAATTTAAGCTCTGAACAGACAGAACGTTATTATAAGAAGCTTCTAAACAACCATGGGATCAAAACCATTTCTCAG aTTATCCCCTTCCGaactttaaaaaaggaatataaagcCTATGAAGCCAAGCTCCGCCTCTTGGGTAGTTTTGACTTCTTCATTACAGATGCCAGAATCAGGCGGCTCTTGCCCTCACATCTGGGGAGGCATTTCTACAACAGAAAGAA GGTTCCAGTATCTGTAAACCTTCAGTCCAAGACTTTATCTAGAGAGATCAACGACTGCATTGGGGGAACTGTCTTAAACATTTCTAAGAGCGGCTCTTGCAG CACTATCCGCATCGGTCACACGGGGATGCCGATTCAGCACATCGTTGAAAATGTCGTTGCTGTTGCGAAAAGTCTCTCACAGAAACTGCCAGAG AAGTGGGAGAGCGTGAAGCTCTTGTTCGTGAAGACTGAGCGGTCGGTTTCCCTGCCTGTCTTCTCTTCCTTTGTCAGCAGTCAGGGTGAAGCCAAGGGACTCCGCACACGAGACCTGTTGAAAAAG GTATCAAAGAAAAGCcggaagaagacagaaagagctCTTAAAAGAcagcaggagaagaaagaaaagaagcttcTGAAGCAGGCTGCAAAGGCCAAACCTGCCCCAACAACCGATGCAGTGGCCCCCAAAACTGGGGGTGTTCCAACCCAGGACCCTGCACCCCAGGAGGAAACCGGTGGGGTGAGCGCCCTTCCTAAAGCACAAGATGATTCTGAAGATGAAATCCCATTGCTGGTGCCATTGAAGGAAACTCCAGCTGCAGGAAGCACCAAG ataCAAAAAGCTGCAATAGGAAAGAAGTCTCCGAAAAAGAGTCCTGGTCCCAACACAGCTCGTGCGAAGAAGAGAAAGGCCTCCCCAGCCCTGGAGACCCCAATAGCTGCGGAGCCCAAGACCCCAGGGAAAGGCCCAGGGAAGAAGGCCAGAGTCAAAGAAGaggtggagaaagaaagaaactcttCCCTGGGGAAAAAAGACCCAAGACAGACTCCCAAAAAGCCAGAGGCCAAGTTCTTCACCACTGCTAGTAGCTCTGTGAAAAAAGCCCCCCGTACCCTGACACAGCGACCCAAAAAACCCAAAGTACCCCAGTCAACCTAA